Proteins encoded in a region of the Equus asinus isolate D_3611 breed Donkey chromosome X, EquAss-T2T_v2, whole genome shotgun sequence genome:
- the HCFC1 gene encoding host cell factor 1 isoform X5, producing the protein MASAVSPANSPAVLLQPRWKRVVGWSGPVPRPRHGHRAVAIKELIVVFGGGNEGIVDELHVYNTATNQWFIPAVRGDIPPGCAAYGFVCDGTRLLVFGGMVEYGKYSNDLYELQASRWEWKRLKAKTPKNGPPPCPRLGHSFSLVGNKCYLFGGLANDSEDPKNNIPRYLNDLYILELRPGSGVVAWDIPITYGVLPPPRESHTAVVYTEKDNKKSKLVIYGGMSGCRLGDLWTLDIETLTWNKPSLSGVAPLPRSLHSATTIGNKMYVFGGWVPLVMDDVKVATHEKEWKCTNTLACLNLDTMAWETILMDTLEDNIPRARAGHCAVAINTRLYIWSGRDGYRKAWNNQVCCKDLWYLETEKPPPPARVQLVRANTNSLEVSWGAVATADSYLLQLQKYDIPATAATATSPTPNPVPSVPTNPPKSPAPAAAAPAVQPLTQVGITLLPQAAAAPPTTTTIQVLPTVPGSSISVPTAARTQGVPAVLKVTGPQATTGTPLVTMRPASQAGKAPVTVTSLPAGVRMVVPTQSAQGTVIGSSPQMSGMAALAAAAAATQKIPPSSAPTVLSVPAGTTIVKTVAVTPGTTTLPATVKVASSPVMVSNPATRMLKTAAAQVGTSVSSAANTSTRPIITVHKSGTVTVAQQAQVVTTVVGGVTKTITLVKSPISVPGGSALISNLGKVMSVVQTKPVQTSAVTGQASTGPVTQIIQTKGPLPAGTILKLVTSADGKPTTIITTTQASGAGTKPTILGISSVSPSTTKPGTTTIIKTIPMSAIITQAGATGVTSSPGIKSPITIITTKVMTSGTGAPAKIITAVPKIATGHGQQGVTQVVLKGAPGQPGTILRTVPMGGVRLVTPVTVSAVKPAVTTLVVKGTTGVTTLGTVTGTVSTSLAGAGGHSTSASLATPITTLGTIATLSSQVINPTAITVSAAQTTLTAASGLTTPTITMQPVSQPTQVTLITAPSGVEAQPVHDLPVSILASPTTEQPTATVTIADSGQGDVQPGTVTLVCSNPPCETHETGTTNTATTTVVANLGGHSQPAQVQFVCDRQEAAASLVTSPVGQQNGSVVRVCSNPPCETHETGTTSTATTATSNMAGQHGCSNPPCETHETGTTSTATTAMSTIGTGQQRDARHAYVASTAPAVVRVSLASGASQGAQGSVKPSCQTCQTSATSTTMTVMATSAPLLGPSLVLEAGGHSTTFVQLAPVSSQVRPSGLGGKDSPIAGLGQLVSAGHQLEAHHTHTTNTPTTARSTMGAAELGEAQGTLIPVYESSSGAAVTVTALEALLCPSATVVQVCSNPPCETHETGTTNTATTSSAGSAQRVCSNPPCETHETGTTHTPTTATSSGAAGQPEGGQQPPAGHPCETHQTTSTGTTMSVSVGALLPATTPSPRTLESTLEVAAPPTVTPQAGVSLLAPFPTQRVCSNPPCETHETGTTHTATTVTSNMSSNQDPPPATSDQGEVESTQSDSVNLTSSSAITTTVSSTLTRAVTTVTQSTPVPGPSVPPPEELQASPGPRQQLPPRQLLQPASTPLMGESTEVLSASQTPELQAAVDLSSTGDSSSGQEPASSAVVATVVVQPPPPTQSEVDQLSLPQELMAEAQAGTTTLMVTGLTPEELAVTAAAEAAAQAAATEEAQALAIQAVLQAAQQAVMGTGEPMDTSEAAAAVTQAELGHLSAEGQEGQATTIPIVLTQQELAALVQQQQQLQEAQAQQQHHHLPTEALAPADSLNDPTIESNCLNELAGAVPSTVALLPSTATESLAPSNTFVAPQPVVVASPAKLQAAATLTEVANGIESLGVKPDLPPPPSKAPVKKENQWFDVGVIKGTNVMVTHYFLPPDDAVPSDDDSGTVPDYNQLKKQELQPGTAYKFRVAGINACGRGPFSEISAFKTCLPGFPGAPCAIKISKSPDGAHLTWEPPSVTSGKIIEYSVYLAIQSSQAGGEPKSSTPAQLAFMRVYCGPSPSCLVQSSSLSNAHIDYTTKPAIIFRIAARNEKGYGPATQVRWLQETSKDSSGAKPASKRPMSSPEMKSAPKKSKADGQ; encoded by the exons GTACCTGAATGACTTATACATCCTGGAATTGCGGCCAGGCTCTGGAGTGGTAGCCTGGGACATCCCCATCACTTACGGtgtcctgcccccaccccgggaGTCACATACTGCCGTGGTCTACACTGAGAAAGACAACAAGAAGTCCAAGCTGGTGATCTACGGAGGAATGAGTGGCTGCAGGCTGGGGGACCTCTGGACCCTGGATATTG AGACTCTGACATGGAATAAGCCCAGTCTCAGCGGGGTGGCGCCACTTCCTCGAAGTCTCCACTCGGCCACGACCATAGGAAACAA AATGTACGTGTTTGGTGGCTGGGTGCCTCTCGTCATGGATGACGTCAAAGTGGCCACACACGAGAAGGAGTGGAAGTGTACCAACACACTGGCTTGTCTCAACCTGG atACCATGGCCTGGGAGACCATCCTGATGGACACACTGGAGGACAATATTCCCCGGGCCCGAGCTGGCCACTGCGCTGTAGCCATCAACACCCGCCTGTACATTTGGAGTGGGCGCGATGGCTACCGAAAGGCCTGGAACAACCAGGTCTGCTGCAAGGACCTCTGGTACCTGGAAACAG AAAAGCCACCACCCCCGGCCCGGGTACAGCTGGTGCGAGCCAACACCAACTCCCTGGAGGTGAGCTGGGGGGCAGTGGCAACAGCCGACAGTTACCTTCTGCAGCTCCAGAAATATGACATTCCTGCCACGGCTGCTACTGCCACCTCCCCCACACCCAATCCAGTCCCGTCTGTGCCTACCAACCCTCCCAAGAGCCCTGCCCCGGCAGCAGCCGCACCTGCCGTGCAGCCGCTGACCCAAGTAGGCATCACGCTCCTGCCCCAGGCTGCCGCCGCGCCCccgaccaccaccaccatccaggTCTTGCCGACAGTGCCTGGCAGCTCGATTTCCGTGCCCACCGCAGCCAGGACTCAAG GTGTCCCTGCTGTTCTCAAAGTGACTGGTCCTCAGGCTACCACAGGAACCCCATTAGTCACCATGCGACCTGCGAGCCAGGCTGGGAAAGCGCCCGTCACCGTGACCTCCCTACCTGCAGGCGTGCGAATGGTCGTGCCGACGCAGAGCGCCCAGGGGACG GTGATCGGCAGCAGCCCGCAGATGAGTGGGATGGCTGCACTGGCGGCCGCAGCCGCCGCCACCCAAAAGATCCCTCCTTCTTCGGCGCCCACAGTGCTGAGTGTCCCAGCGGGCACCACCATCGTCAAAACTGTGGCTGTGACACCTGGCACTACCACTCTCCCGGCCACTGTGAAGGTGGCCTCCTCACCAGTCATG GTGAGCAACCCAGCCACTCGCATGCTGAAGACCGCAGCTGCCCAGGTGGGGACATCCGTCTCCTCCGCTGCCAACACGTCTACCCGCCCCATCATCACGGTGCACAAGTCGGGGACTGTGACAGTGGCCCAGCAAGCCCAGGTGGTGACCACGGTGGTGGGTGGGGTCACCAAGACCATCACCCTGGTGAAGAGCCCCATCTCCGTCCCAGGAGGCAGTGCTCTG atTTCCAACCTGGGCAAAGTGATGTCAGTGGTCCAGACTAAACCAGTGCAGACTTCGGCAGTCACAGGCCAGGCGTCTACGGGCCCGGTGACTCAGATCATCCAG ACCAAAGGGCCCCTGCCAGCCGGGACCATTCTCAAGCTGGTGACCTCAGCAGATGGCAAGCCCACTACCATCATCACTACCACGCAGGCCAGTGGGGCCGGTACTAAACCCACCATCCTGGGCATCAGCAGTGTGTCCCCCAGCACTACGAAGCCTGGCACAACGACCATCATCAAGACTATCCCCATGTCGGCCATCATCACGCAGGCGGGCGCCACAG GTGTGACCAGCAGCCCTGGCATCAAGTcccccatcaccatcatcaccaccaagGTTATGACTTCAGGGACTGGAGCGCCTGCCAAAATCATCACTGCTGTCCCCAAAATTGCAACTGGCCATGGGCAGCAAGGAGTGACCCAG GTGGTGCTAAAGGgggcccctggacagccaggtACCATCCTCCGCACTGTGCCCATGGGGGGCGTTCGTCTGGTCACCCCCGTCACTGTCTCCGCCGTCAAACCGGCCGTTACCACATTGGTTGTGAAGGGTACCACAG GTGTCACAACATTAGGCACGGTGACAGGCACCGTTTCCACCAGCCTTGCTGGAGCTGGGGGCCACAGCACCAGCGCCTCCCTGGCCACACCTATCACCACCTTGGGCACTATCGCCACCCTCTCAAGCCAGGTGATCAACCCCACTGCCATCACTGTGTCAGCGGCGCAGACCACGCTGACGGCGGCCAGCGGGCTCaccacccccaccatcaccatGCAG CCTGTCTCCCAGCCTACCCAGGTGACTCTGATCACAGCACCCAGTGGGGTTGAGGCCCAGCCTGTGCATGACCTCCCTGTGTCCATCCTGGCCTCGCCTACTACAGAACAGCCCACAGCTACAGTTACCATTGCTGACTCAGGCCAGGGTGATGTGCAGCCTGGCACCGTGACGCTGGTGTGCTCCAACCCGCCGTGCGAGACCCATGAGACGGGCACTACCAACACCGCCACCACCACTGTTGTGGCTAACCTCGGGGGGCACTCCCAGCCCGCCCAGGTGCAGTTTGTCTGTGACAGACAAGAGGCAGCTGCTTCTCTCGTGACCTCACCAGTGGGGCAGCAGAATGGCAGCGTGGTTCGCGTCTGCTCGAACCCGCCGTGCGAGACCCATGAGACAGGCACCACCAGCACCGCCACCACCGCCACCTCCAACATGGCGGGGCAGCATGGCTGCTCGAACCCGCCTTGCGAGACCCACGAGACAGGCACCACCAGCACCGCCACCACCGCCATGTCAACCATTGGTACCGGCCAGCAGCGAGATGCCCGGCATGCCTATGTGGCCAGCACTGCTCCTGCTGTGGTCCGGGTCAGCCTGGCTTCTGGGGCGTCACAGGGAGCCCAGGGTTCTGTCAAGCCCTCGTGCCAAACCTGCCAGACCAGCGCAACCAGCACCACCATGACTGTGATGGCCACCAGTGCCCCGCTCCTTGGGCCAAGCCTGGTGCTGGAGGCTGGCGGCCACAGCACCACTTTTGTGCAGTTGGCCCCTGTGAGCAGCCAAGTCAGGCCCAGCGGCCTTGGCGGCAAGGACAGCCCCATAGCTGGCCTAGGTCAGCTGGTGTCTGCAGGGCACCAGCTGGAGGCACATCATACCCACACAACCAACACACCCACCACAGCCCGCTCCACCATGGGTGCCGCAGAGCTCGGTGAGGCACAGGGAACCCTCATTCCTGTGTACGAGAGCTCATCTGGTGCCGCTGTGACTGTGACAGCCCTGGAGGCATTGCTGTGCCCTTCGGCCACCGTGGTCCAAGTCTGCTCCAACCCGCCATGTGAGACCCATGAGACGGGCACCACCAACACAGCCACTACCTCGAGCGCAGGCAGTGCCCAGCGGGTCTGCTCCAACCCGCCATGCGAGACCCACGAGACGGGCACCACCCATACACCTACCACCGCCACCTCCAGCGGGGCTGCGGGCCAGCCTGAGGGTGGGCAGCAGCCCCCTGCTGGCCACCCCTGTGAGACACACCAGACCACTTCCACTGGTACCACCATGTCGGTCAGCGTAggagccctgctccctgccaCCACTCCCTCCCCCAGGACCCTGGAGTCCACCTTGGAGGTGGCAGCACCACCCACGGTTACCCCCCAGGCCGGCGTTTCGTTACTGGCTCCTTTCCCGACACAGAGGGTGTGCTCCAATCCCCCCTGTGAGACACACGAGACAGGCACCACGCACACGGCCACCACTGTCACCTCCAACATGAGCTCAAACCAAG ATCCCCCACCGGCTACCAGCGACCAGGGAGAGGTGGAGAGCACCCAGAGTGACAGTGTGAACCTCACCAGCTCCAGTGCCATCACGACCACTGTGTCTTCCACGCTAACGCGGGCTGTGACCACTGTGACACAGTCCACGCCGGTCCCTGGCCCCTCGGTGCCG CCCCCAGAGGAACTCCAGGCCTCACCAGGGCCTCGCCAGCAGCTGCCGCCACGGCAACTCCTGCAGCCCGCCTCCACACCCCTGATGGGGGAGTCCACCGAGGTCCTGTCAGCCTCCCAGACCCCTGAGCTCCAGGCCGCCGTGGATCTGAGCAGTACAGGGGACTCATCTTCAGGCCAGGAGCCTGCCAGTTCAGCTGTGGTAGCCACTGTGGTGGTCCAGCCACCCCCGCCCACACAGTCTGAAGTAGACCAGTTGTCACTTCCCCAAGAGCTGATGGCTGAGGCCCAGGCGGGCACCACCACCCTCATGGTAACAGGGCTCACCCCTGAGGAGTTGGCAGTGACTGCTGCTGCTGAAGCAGCTGCCCAGGCCGCAGCCACAGAGGAAGCCCAGGCCCTGGCCATCCAGGCAGTGCTCCAGGCCGCCCAGCAGGCTGTCATGG GCACTGGAGAACCCATGGACACGTCCGAGGCAGCAGCAGCCGTGAcacaggcagagctgggccaCTTGTCAGCCGAGGGCCAGGAGGGCCAGGCCACCACCATCCCCATCGTGCTGACACAGCAGGAGCTGGCTGCCCtggtgcagcagcagcagcagctgcaggaggCGCAGGCCCAGCAGCAGCACCATCACCTCCCCACCGAGGCCCTGGCCCCTGCCGACAGCCTCAATGACCCGACTATTGAGAGCAACTGCCTCAATGAGCTGGCCGGGGCTGTTCCCAGCACTGTGGCCCTGCTACCCTCCACAGCCACTGAGA gcctggccccttCCAACACATTTGTGGCTCCCCAGCCAGTCGTGGTAGCCAGCCCCGCGAAGCTGCAGGCTGCAGCTACCCTCACTGAAGTGGCTAACGGCATCGAGTCCCTGGGCGTG AAGCCGGACCTACCACCTCCACCCAGCAAAGCCCCTGTGAAGAAGGAGAATCAGTGGTTTGATGTGGGGGTCATTAAGGGCACCAACGTAATGGTGACACACTATTTCCTTCCACCAGATGATGCTGTCCCATCTGAT GATGACTCGGGCACTGTCCCAGACTATAACCAGCTAAAGAAGCAGGAGCTGCAGCCGGGCACAGCCTATAAGTTTCGTGTTGCTGGGATCAATGCCTGTGGGCGAGGGCCCTTCAGCGAGATCTCAGCCTTTAAGACGTGTCTGCCTGGTTTCCCAGGGGCCCCCTGTGCTATTAAAATCAGCAAA AGTCCGGATGGTGCTCACCTCACCTGGGAGCCGCCctctgtgacctcgggcaagaTCATTGAGTACTCCGTGTACCTGGCCATACAGAGCTCACAGGCCGGTGGTGAGCCCAAGAGCTCCACCCCGGCTCAGCTGGCCTTCATGCGGGTGTACTGCGGGCCCAGCCCGTCCTGCCTCGTGCAGTCCTCCAGCCTCTCCAACGCCCACATCGACTACACCACCAAGCCTGCCATCATATTCCGCATTGCTGCCCGCAACGAGAAGGGCTACGGCCCAGCCACCCAAGTGAGGTGGTTGCAAG AAACCAGTAAAGACAGCTCTGGCGCCAAACCGGCCAGCAAGCGGCCCATGTCCTCTCCGGAAAT GAAATCCGCTCCAAAGAAATCTAAGGCAGACGGTCAGTGA